The nucleotide sequence gagtGGTTTGTCGATCGTTACAGTGATTGACGATCAATGCAGACTCGGTGGATCTAcgccatcgagaacttgttcGTATCgagaaggtggcaagtttatggtatccctcgcGAGACATGTCACTGGCGACGACCAATGCGACACGAACACCAGCGTACGCCGATTTATGGCGGGTACTTCGCGTCGGCAATTACTAAAGCTGGCATACAAAGGCTATAttcatacccgacgatgacgagGCCTTGAGGCggaaaatcgtgagcttcgttttaCGGCTGTGCTGAAAGCGGCTAAGGCGGCTGGAAAAGAGGATCgtgcaagcgtttgatgtccgagATTACATTGCGTACATTGCCGAGGATCCGTCACTGATCGGCGATCTTCATGATAAGCGTCGccacgactaggcattgttaataagcAGAGCGATGacggaaacattgtgtattctAACTGAATTGAATGTGTTCTGCGGAGACATTGTattattttaagcggatacagctgtaatttgaaatatttcaacccgatgttttaaagcgatatacggtatatttaaacaatgaagcgGAAATGTACTACGTACTTCtgacgtaaattaaacaatgaaatgagccCGAGATGAAATTTTAACCCCGCtcacaattgaaaacaaacaaaattttacattgagatatacaagtcatgttcttcgaaaacaaaaagcaatgaatcgaattgtgtattgatgggcaactttccgtatttagttaaacaataggTGCATTCATTTAAAgcagagaaagtgttattttaaagcAGATACGCgtcaatttgaaatatttaaaagcgatgtttaaagcgatatatactatatttaaacaatgaaaagtgaaatgtacacaatcacggcgaaattaaacaatgaaataaaaccagaatggaatttaacccgctttacaattcaaaacaaacaaaatttacattaagatatatcgaagtcatgttcttcgaacacgaaaacaatgaattgaattttgtccgagtttacatttgaaaacaaaattgatgcaTCGatatatacaagacatgttattcaaaagcATGCACTTAACCCGCATGGCGACCCCCTTTGGTTAGCCAGCGGACGCACTGcctcctccttaagtatgcgggtaacataccgtatcccgaggtaaggaacgcctcGCCCGTGTGTCCGTAATCTCTCACCCTGATCAGCATGTGCTCGacataaaccgcatgacgtagactGCGCagatcgacgcttccttgtttttggcgcgTTTCTCGCCGTCGACGAAGCGGCTTTCTGTCACGCCGACCGGCTAGCTCCacatcgacacaaaggtcgaatagattcgaccgctcgagatatgcaagtcggattagaataccgatttaaataccaaaagcgatattaatcggacataattaaagaacttactatgtccaacgcgtccttatcgcaTTCTGACATGAAGAATAACGCCCGTATTGTGCTTTATCATCAGTCTGTCGGACACTCGATACGGAAGGCGGCCGTTCCATGGATTACTCGGAGGACGACAATTAACTTCGATGTCATGCAGGTGACGCATCCCGCGATCAGTAGCCATAATCGGCACGTCGTCATCCCGCTGACGACATAAACAACAAGCAAAGGCTGATCGATGATGGGCGCGGCTTCTGTAAGGACATGGCTCTTTCGCTTGgccgacttttgtattatgcgaCTACGATACAGCGTCATCgagatgaccatctccttcccctcaaggtGAGTATAACCCTCGTCATGTGAGGCTCGACAGACTGGCCATTCTTCCAATACGCCGATGCGTCAGAAAGTTGACAAtgtatattagaagaccatatgtGTAAAGTATTTAAACGATATTATCAatcgttacatgatattatatataattaaacggtaaGGCGAAACTTAAAcagataacataatggtattaaagactattaggtaatagttaaacactatgagaaactctttaaacaatatcataaaaagcgttacacttacgTCGGTCCATAgcgctgaggaagatcctcatcaactcccctCGTCcagtatttgttaagacgactcgaggcaacccatttcttcttcgaataaaagcttttcCGAGCCGCTCTGTCCAATTTTtctgattggccttgatcatctctctgcTGTTCTCGGTGGGGTCTTCATCAAGATCTTCGCTGCGATGCTGGGGACGATGGCGGCAGTCAACCGCTGACaacatccttacattgttgttcttgttgtgggattgtgtccgcttCGATGCTGTGACGACGGCGCGACAAGATCAACCGgcacacttccttacatggttcttgtgcTGGTGGGATTGTGCCCGCTGCGTTTGCGCGATCGTTTACGCGGGCACTGCAAGACGGATTCGGACGATCTTCTCAACGCGTGGCCACGACAACagatcattgggagacacacccttactTAGTTCTCGACCTTCGGGATCGTGTCCATCTTGATGCCGCATCTCAACACCGTTCCACCGGGTCACAgatcatcgagaagagagtcaacgagcTCTCAACCGCCAGTACGGGTCAGCATCATCTCACGATGTCCTCCGATCGCTACGTGGTATGTCATCAGCTGACCAGTATCGATGAACTGATCgtcaccgatggtgttgcttATTGTTTCATCGGCGgccggtggagacagaggcgatatgttctcctcttttcgcaagtctctctcgaatgtggccgccttggaatgacctttcccgatgatgtcgtcgccGGCCAAAATTCGACTTCGCTCGTCCCGGTATGTCGGGTTCTTTCGAGGATGGCGCGCGTTGTGCCAGCAACGCCCTTCCAGCCGCCTCCAGCGTGTACGTCGAGGAAACTCGTCATCAATATCTCGCGTACGTGCAGTAAGAGTTGTGGTGACATCTTTCACCATGACATACTCGGGGTGGGCCGCCACTTGTGAGTcagggctgccatggtcgggacCTCGCTgctcgtggtagggggttgtcaGTAATCTGCTTGGGTAGGGGAGGGCTCTCGCTGGCCGAGGAAATGCGTCTGGCGTGGTGGGCGtacggaagtaggagaacggcgtcccAAATAGCGCGACGATAGAGGcgcctctcatccccgcctCGAGCGAGTGGTTCCCGAGCAATGGCAGTCCATCCGTCGAGttggcgccaacaaatatttttcttctcaCAAGATTCGCCGGAATCACTcgtgaaactaacatatgtaaaccaaacaatttccagcgagatcattcattttaaactataaaaactatatatttaaacgttatgaatataattaaaacggagaacaaaaatatttaaactaagTATGAcataatagttaaacggtaaatactaaagttaaacgctaaataaaatgtttaaacattaaagacttatgttagagCATCGTCTACGATTTCactacctctttttccatcgagcCGACGACAAGCTCAAGCTTTTCACCGTCGCTTTGCTTCctagtactttcaccgtagcacgaaagatccttgggatctcacTAAACccgactttcttccccgctccgaCAGCAGAAACCGCACGCTAAGCGACTCGAGCAACCCTCAATGTACCTCTGTCGTCTTCTTCCGACAAGATCTATCTGTGACTCAGGCCCactgtggaatatcctccataagccacttgtcaGCCGCTCGCGCCCACGCCAGACGCCTACggccggtagatcatcgacgcaATCAACGCATCCAGCTCGAACCCGagtatgatgtatttgggaagaggatctgTCCCCCTGACGAGCTACACCATcgtgagtttgacaaaaattatcttcattctccctctcgtcgaacaagtcgcaCCGTGAGTGCTCTGATGGGAGTCTCTCGTgctctcgtaggtctttgatagataccgccttcGAACGCCGACTCGCGTTTTCTCTTCTCGAAGACCACCgctcgccatcgcaacgcgtaTCAAGAACgaggccacatcttgaggtccgaaactcacgagcttttccccgatccccgaatttatcggtgcgaccatcgcatctttcgcaaagagaatcaagaagggccctctcgtATATGGCTTCCAGCAGATacgccgcaaacggtgtccttcgatcAATCTCCCAgctgtcgaggggtcatgttaatcCTTTCAATTCGAccaaggtctccacaaccggtgtcaaatagcaacgctcattaactagggtcgaccgccTATAATCACAAGCCTCAGCAGAGatttgacaaaaagtttaagctgaaatataaggttttaaaccagAACTCTGCGCTATCAAACGagagatataaaaatgttaaaacgagacccatttttgttaaacagagacgagaatatcttaaacagagacaacaaaaatgttaaagctgtaacatctcatttcttaaacgtcaacctcatttgtaaaacgcaaccatatcaaacgaaacgtGAAATGtgacattataaatattacacaaatcataacaatcgaagaaactatttcgatagtgtatacatacgaaaactgaaaacaaaacaaaacccctagccgagaaatctccccgcagactaacaaaaccccagtccAGAAactccctgcagacttcaatatcttccaacaaaaacatgagcacaaaaacaaaaccgaaaaatctttcttttcagaatagagcgcttaacataaaaccatacttcaataccttagatcagaACCCGATGAAACGCCAACTAGTTGCGTGGGGACTTCTCTTCGAGATACCtagtggaaagggaaaaggtcGATGAAATGTTAATTCTGAGGTACTTCAGTAGAGACAACTTCTGAGACATCGAAATCGAAAGcgaagacgtgagttgagaaaagcaattaaaactgTCCCATAAATTGCCTCTTTGGGGTTTCCTACCGAAAACCCCACTCTCCTCAACGCCGAGATGGTGCAGCCCACgcactccccatgcaagggcattttcagtctaaaaatttgaaactcactccgctcacgaTCCGCTACGAGGGTTTGGGGTTTTGACAAAACATGACTTTAAAAAGGAGGGTTTTTGGGGATCGAAAACTATCGATGCTGCTTTTAGTgatttttacaaacttaaagcagtggcaatttccactaaaataaaaaataaaaataaaaatattctcaaaccttgaattttctttcaaattaaaaatattcttaattGGAAGACCTGAAGTATCAATAACTAATCCCCcaagtaatttattttaatacaagCTTTAATCCCCCAACCAAAACACAAATTCAAGCTttataacaagaaaataagattaaaaacttTTCCACTCAAAACTTTCTCACAATTTAAGAGTTCCACATCAACTCATTGAAGATAAGAAATCTACAAAATTTTCAAGTTCCACTTCAGTGATTGCAATACTTTGGAGTTTAAGGAACATTTGAGAATCAAAATGCTTGTTTCATGGCTTCAAACACTTGAGCTTTTGGACCTCCCTTTTTGCTAGTCATGTTGTTCAGGTAAAATTGCTGATGCTCTGTTCTGTGTAAAAACCCCCAAAGTATCGCTTTGTATCGACGCTTATTGAAAGTCGCTTTCTCGCATTCTTGTCCAAACACTTGTACACAATATCCGCAAGCAAAACTAACTCTTCAGGATTGATTTTTGGTCGTGAGCTTCTTGTCTATTATCTCCTCCCAATCGGCTTTTTCAATCACTGCTTACTAGCTGAAGATGGTTCGAGCTATGTCCTCAAATACTTCTTGGAACAATTTTATAAAACCGTGTTCTATGAGAAACTTGCGATATAGATGTACTCCATTAGGTCTTGAGGGGATTTATAGCCATTATAATGCCAAAACAATATATGTTGCTCTTCTTTGGAACTTGTTTGTCGACATGTAGTCAGGATCCATGTAACTGTATGCACCTTTAAGGTTCCTACCGGCGTAGATATCTTCCTTTGACAGCCCAAAATCAACAACCTTATCATGAATCAAATGCATCATTTTACCACATACATGCAAAAAAATGAAACTCGGACAATATCCACTCTTGATGACAAGGTTCACAATCATTGATCATAAGATATGCTATGAATTACCaaagagttttgattaaagttTAGATGGCTGAGACAATAGAAATGTGATAAAACTAACAAACAAGTCGATAATTAAGATATTTGACCAGCTTTCATGGCTTATCTAGAAATGATTTGTTACTAAGCATCATATAATTACTATTTAGACAGCAATTCAGGAAAAACATGTATAACAATAAGTATACCAGTCCATTTTCATATGTGCTAGAGCAAAGAACTAAGCATGTAGAATGGTAATCAACAGCAACATATATCACATTGttcaattgatttaaaaaactaaatctGAACTATAGAAGGATAAGGAAATGAGACCTCAATCAGCagcattgattaaaaaaagaaaaaaagcacgAAATCCTCAGCCACCTCCACAATCATTGCTGATATCTTTGGCCGaaaaacaagtataacaataaatataaccGTCCATTTGGAGGCATTTTGCTATTCCTATGTGCTAGAGCAAAGAACTAAGCATGTAACATGCTAATTAACAGCAACATATATCACATTGTTCAATTGATATAAAGAACTAAAACTGAACTATATAGAAGGATAAGGAAATGAGACCTCAATCAGCAGCATTGATTAAATAGCACGAAAATCCTCAGCCACCTCCACAATCATTGCTGATATCTTTGACCAAAAACAAGTATAAACAACCAATATAACAGTCCATTTGGAGGCATTCTGCTATTCCTATGTGCTAGAGCAAAGAACTAAGCAGGTATCATGGTAATCAACAGCAAAATATATCACATTGTTCAATTGatataaagaacaaaaacagaGCTACAGACTAATATGGAAATCAAACCTCCATCAGCAGCATTGATTAGCAGGAAATCCTCAGCCAGCTCCACAATCATTGCCGATATCTTTGGCgaaaaacaagtataaaaataaatataacagtTCATTTGGAGGCATTTTTGCTATTCATATGTGATAGAGCAAAGAACTAAGCATGTAGCATGCTAATCAAAAGCAAAATATATCACATTGTTCAACTGATATTAAGAAACTAAAAACTGAATTATAGAAGGATAATGAAATGAGACCTCAACCAGCAGGCATTGACGAAGAAAGCAGGCAATCCTCAGCCACCTTTAGAATCATTGCCAATATCTTCGGCCTGCTTCCTAATCTCCTCATCAGCTCTCTTCAAGAACTGGTCCCATCCACTCCCTTCTCCGGTATCCAAGTAATCATATGGCACGGCAGTCTTCAACCCCGGCCGCACTCCCTGCCTCCCTCCACCACTCGGATCTCCACTCCTTGTGCTCCAAACCCTTGCTCATCTAGCTCCTCCCATTCAAACATCAATGGCAGCGTGAACGCGCCCCAGGGATTGAAATCCACTATCTTCACCCGCCCATCACTGGTGAGGTACACATCAATGGTGTAATTCTCTGATCCAAATCCTTCTCGCACGACCTCATGAAAGAACCTCTCGATCAATGGCAAGATTTCATCTTTCCGGTCGGGAAGCACTGGATAGAAGGTGGTAACCTCTCGCTGAGAAATGGCGATCAATCGGCAGCCACGGACAAAGCAGCGAAACTCCATTTCAGGGCGGAGGGAAGGGTACCATTTTCGAAGTGCGAGGTAGAAGGGCAGGGAGGAGGGATCAGGGGAGGCATCAGAGCAGGAGGCGAGGGCCTGAGAGAGATCGTGTGCGATGGAGTCGGAGGAGCGCAGGAGGAGGGCGATCTCGGAGAAGGAGGTACAGCGAAGAGAGCCATCAGCGGAGATCCAGGTGGCGTCCTTGGGGGCGCTCCAATTGAGCTTAGGGAGCACGGCGCCACCGAGATCGGCGATGGAGTGAGTGACGGCGGCCTCAAGGTCAGGGGAACGATGGGGCGTCGTCATCGGAGTCAGAATCGGAGTTCACGGGGGAGAGAGAGGAGGTGGGATCGACGCCGGCGGTAGTGCGGGGGAGAGGGTCGAGGCCGGAGGAGGGTCGGGGGAGGAGGAAACGGGGAGGGTCAGCGGAGGAATGGGGATCGGGCTCGCCGAGGAGGTAGCGGATGAAGGAATCGGAGAGAGGATGGAAGAGGGTTTTGATGGTGTGAGGCTTGAAGCGTGGGTACCAGTCGTGGATTTGGCATCGCCGGAGCTCCGATTCCTTCATTGCTTCTCTTGCCGGAGCTCTGATTCTTCTTTTAGGGTTTAACTCCAATGCCCCGCAAAACAAACTATAAACCAAACAATTACGACCACCGCAAATCAACGGTTTAGATCTGATTAACCCCTCGATCCAACGGTCCACATCTCTCTCACTCTCATGccgatttattatttttgggctttttttctaatatgatttttatttaattatcaagtgaaatttattcatcaatatgatatttttttattttttaaattattaaatttttgaaaaatatatatatatatatatatatcaattatatttattttaaaaaaatatattattattacatcttGTTAGTTTTTCAacccatttttaaaaattgttattattgttaacataattatttttaaacaataagtgaaaaatatttaaatctttttaagttattatttttttatttttttaaatgctaattatttttaaaaaaactattaaataataacaatttttaaaaatgtcttaaaaactaaaaagatgtaataataataacatattttttcaaaataaatatgattgaaaaaaaaaatttaaattaataacttaaaaatggtttaaaaataaaaaaatatctcatatttgtGATTTTTCAAAAGAGAATGTGATCGtaaaaataatatcttaacATTTTTAAATGGCTAACTCATCTGAAAGTGATTATGATACATGACGTGATGttttaaaaatccatataaagtgaataaattcTACGAGatcattttgataataataaaaaaaatcatattgaaaaaagccattattttattttattattttatttttgtttatttactaaATTTCTAATCGAAGTCTCCGGAGGATGAAACCTTGACCGTTGGATGAGGGTTGAATAAACGGTTGGATAAGATCCACGTCTATGTAACAAAATTATGATTAACATGTCAATCTTTGTGACCACCAGCAAATAGAATTAACATTACATGATATGCAGCGTTATAAATGAACCGTTTGTTCAAAGTTGAAAGGCTTGGCTCATTTAGGGCTTAGCTTGACTTGTTTATTAAGGCAAAGCATGCAATTCATGACCTCAATGTTTAAGCTCGTAAGATAAATGAGCCGATTCTAAATACTACCAAACTTGATTTGTTAAGACTAGTGGGCaactcatttataattttattaaaagttcTTTTATAAGAATCATTACGAGGCTTATTTAAAGTATTATCAAGCTCATGATTTGAACATGGCCAAGCTCGACTCAGCTCATTTAAATCCTTAATGATATGATATAAttgaatgattttaaaaatatttaagaagtggttttaaaattataatcacAAATATATACTTATTCTTAAAGTTATCCTCTAAAAAAATCTGCCCTTCCAAGTTGAATTGTGAGAGTTCATTTGTCCATATTGTATTAGTTGGTTTTCCAAATTAAATAAGTGACATTTGTTCATTGGCCATTGGTTTTCCATGTCATCTCTTTCTCAATTATTAGTCAACGGACCAATGA is from Dioscorea cayenensis subsp. rotundata cultivar TDr96_F1 unplaced genomic scaffold, TDr96_F1_v2_PseudoChromosome.rev07_lg8_w22 25.fasta BLBR01000409.1, whole genome shotgun sequence and encodes:
- the LOC120254291 gene encoding LOW QUALITY PROTEIN: cell division cycle protein 123 homolog (The sequence of the model RefSeq protein was modified relative to this genomic sequence to represent the inferred CDS: inserted 1 base in 1 codon; deleted 1 base in 1 codon), translating into MKESELRRCQIHDWYPRFKPHTIKTLFHPLSDSFIRYLLGEPDPHSSADPPRFLLPRPSSGLDPLPRTTAGVDPTSSLSPVNSDSDSDDDAPSFPDLEAAVTHSIADLGGAVLPKLNWSAPKDATWISADGSLRCTSFSEIALLLRSSDSIAHDLSQALASCSDASPDPSSLPFYLALRKWYPSLRPEMEFRCFVRGCRLIAISQREVTTFYPVLPDRKDEILPLIERFFHEVVREGFGSENYTIDVYLTSDGRVKIVDFNPWGAFTLPLMFEWEELDEQGFGAQGVEIRVVEGXQGVRPGLKTAVPYDYLDTGEGSGWDQFLKRADEEIRKQAEDIGNDSKGG